From the genome of Bradyrhizobium sp. SZCCHNS1050, one region includes:
- a CDS encoding Bug family tripartite tricarboxylate transporter substrate binding protein gives MNSFCTRLFGAVVALTVLAGTPAFAQQLELKVMAPAAPGGGWDQTARAMQQAFVASGVARSVQVTNVAGAGGTVGIAQFVTGAKGDGNQLMVNGFVMVGALAMNKSPVTLEQVTPIARLTEEIQVIVVPAASPIKTAQDLAAALKADIAKVTFAGGSAGGVDHVMAALFAGAVGADAKKVNYIPFSGGGESLAAILGGKVTAGISGLSEYDGQIKSGKLRAIGISSEKRIPGVDIPTFKEQGIDLVLANWRSVVAAPGITPEQKKTLSEAVEKMVKSDSWKEILKQKGWDDAYLPGDAFAEFLKKENVRVTDVLKSVGLVKS, from the coding sequence TTGAATTCGTTCTGTACGCGCCTGTTCGGCGCGGTCGTCGCTTTGACTGTGCTTGCCGGTACTCCAGCCTTCGCCCAGCAACTCGAGTTGAAGGTCATGGCGCCGGCCGCGCCCGGCGGCGGCTGGGACCAGACCGCGCGGGCAATGCAGCAGGCCTTCGTGGCGTCGGGTGTGGCACGCAGCGTCCAGGTGACCAACGTCGCCGGCGCCGGCGGCACCGTCGGCATCGCGCAGTTCGTCACCGGCGCCAAGGGCGACGGCAACCAGCTGATGGTCAACGGCTTCGTGATGGTCGGCGCGCTCGCCATGAACAAGTCGCCGGTGACGCTGGAGCAGGTGACGCCGATCGCGCGGCTGACCGAGGAGATCCAGGTCATCGTCGTGCCGGCCGCATCGCCGATCAAGACCGCGCAGGATCTCGCCGCGGCGCTGAAGGCCGACATCGCCAAGGTCACCTTCGCCGGCGGCTCGGCCGGCGGTGTCGATCACGTCATGGCCGCGCTGTTCGCCGGCGCCGTCGGGGCCGACGCCAAGAAGGTCAACTACATCCCGTTCTCAGGCGGCGGCGAGTCGCTGGCGGCGATCCTCGGCGGCAAGGTCACCGCCGGCATTTCCGGCCTGTCCGAGTATGACGGGCAGATCAAGAGCGGCAAGCTGCGCGCGATCGGCATATCCTCGGAGAAGCGCATTCCCGGCGTCGACATCCCGACCTTCAAGGAGCAGGGCATCGATCTCGTGCTCGCCAACTGGCGCTCGGTCGTCGCTGCGCCCGGCATTACGCCGGAGCAGAAAAAGACGCTCAGCGAGGCCGTCGAGAAGATGGTGAAGTCGGATTCCTGGAAGGAGATCCTGAAACAGAAGGGCTGGGATGACGCCTATCTTCCGGGGGACGCCTTCGCCGAGTTCCTGAAGAAGGAGAACGTGCGCGTCACCGACGTGCTGAAGTCGGTCGGCCTCGTCAAGTCATGA
- a CDS encoding DUF3551 domain-containing protein has protein sequence MRVLNWSALALGLAVGSVLSGSAHAQAYDPRYPVCMKVYEGGRFGGGEWIDCSYTSLPQCRATASGRAAMCDLNPFYAPPSPPPRRAHRRHR, from the coding sequence ATGCGTGTCCTCAACTGGAGCGCCCTCGCGCTGGGTTTGGCGGTCGGGTCCGTCCTATCGGGCTCTGCTCACGCCCAAGCCTACGATCCGCGCTATCCCGTGTGCATGAAGGTCTATGAAGGCGGCCGGTTTGGCGGTGGCGAGTGGATCGACTGCAGCTATACGTCGCTGCCGCAATGTCGCGCGACGGCGTCGGGCCGTGCGGCGATGTGCGACCTCAATCCCTTCTACGCCCCGCCGTCGCCTCCGCCGCGCCGCGCGCATCGGCGGCATCGCTGA
- a CDS encoding RlmE family RNA methyltransferase, protein MAKDTTGRMHVQVKTGGKRKLSSKLWLERQLNDPYVAQAKRDGYRSRAAYKLLEIDDKHHLLKPGMTVLDLGAAPGGWSQIAARRVGAEAGKGRVIAIDLLEMGEIPGVTFTQLDFHAQDAPEKLRAMLGGRADVVMSDMAANTTGHRKTDQLRIVGLVELAAHFASEVLKPGGSFLAKTFQSGADADLMAQLKRDYASVRHVKPAASRQDSSERYVLAMGFRGGEQADLL, encoded by the coding sequence ATGGCAAAAGACACCACCGGCCGCATGCATGTGCAGGTCAAGACCGGAGGCAAGCGCAAGCTGTCCTCGAAACTCTGGCTGGAGCGCCAGCTCAACGATCCCTATGTCGCGCAAGCCAAGCGCGACGGCTATCGCTCGCGCGCGGCCTACAAGCTGCTCGAGATCGACGACAAGCATCATCTGCTCAAGCCCGGCATGACGGTGCTCGATCTCGGCGCCGCGCCCGGCGGCTGGAGCCAGATCGCGGCGCGCCGGGTCGGGGCCGAAGCCGGGAAGGGCAGGGTGATCGCGATCGATCTGCTGGAGATGGGCGAGATCCCCGGCGTCACCTTCACCCAGCTCGACTTTCATGCCCAGGATGCGCCCGAAAAGCTCCGCGCGATGCTCGGCGGGCGTGCCGATGTGGTGATGTCGGACATGGCGGCCAACACCACCGGCCACCGCAAGACCGACCAGTTGCGCATTGTCGGTCTCGTCGAACTCGCCGCGCATTTCGCCAGCGAGGTGCTCAAGCCGGGCGGCAGCTTTCTCGCCAAGACGTTCCAGAGCGGCGCCGATGCCGACTTGATGGCGCAGCTCAAGCGCGATTACGCCAGCGTCCGTCACGTCAAGCCGGCGGCGAGCCGGCAGGATTCGTCGGAGCGCTACGTGCTGGCGATGGGGTTCCGCGGCGGAGAGCAGGCCGACCTGTTGTAA
- a CDS encoding Ppx/GppA phosphatase family protein: protein MINDTRLRESPAPRGNLEPGLRPGLDVATPSCASNGSSVYAALDLGTNNCRLLIACPSGDSFRVVDSFSRIVRLGEGISTTGCISDAAMDRAIAALSICRDKIQSKKARRLRLIATEACRAAANAEGFRSRVAAETGIELEVIDRETEAALAVKGCAPLLDPGGRGAILFDIGGGSSELVRIERDAGDRNAEPRIKAWMSIPLGVVTLAERFGGRDVTPEIYAAMVEAVAEHVGPFAAENGGDLAGMHLLGTSGTVTTLAGIHLNLARYDRRRVDGIWINDADITTTIGRLLAMSYQERAENNCISIDRADLVLAGCAILDAIRRSFPLPRLRVADRGLREGMLVEMMREDGALRTA from the coding sequence ATGATCAATGACACGCGGCTGCGGGAGAGTCCCGCGCCGCGCGGGAACTTGGAGCCCGGCTTGCGTCCGGGTCTGGACGTCGCGACGCCTTCCTGCGCCAGCAATGGCAGCAGCGTCTACGCGGCCCTGGACCTCGGAACCAACAATTGCCGGCTCCTGATCGCCTGTCCTTCGGGCGACAGTTTCCGCGTGGTCGACTCCTTCTCGCGCATTGTCCGGCTGGGCGAGGGCATCTCGACCACCGGCTGCATCAGCGACGCGGCGATGGATCGGGCCATCGCGGCGCTCAGCATCTGCCGGGACAAGATCCAGTCGAAGAAGGCCAGGCGCCTGCGGCTGATCGCGACCGAGGCCTGCCGCGCTGCGGCCAATGCCGAGGGGTTCCGCAGCCGGGTTGCGGCGGAGACCGGCATCGAGCTCGAGGTGATCGACCGCGAGACCGAGGCGGCGTTGGCCGTCAAGGGCTGCGCGCCGCTGCTCGATCCCGGCGGGCGAGGGGCGATCCTGTTCGACATCGGCGGCGGCTCCAGCGAGTTGGTCCGGATCGAGCGCGATGCGGGCGACCGCAACGCCGAGCCGCGGATCAAGGCATGGATGTCGATCCCGCTCGGGGTCGTGACGCTGGCCGAACGGTTCGGCGGCCGTGACGTGACGCCGGAGATCTATGCCGCCATGGTCGAGGCCGTGGCCGAGCATGTTGGCCCGTTCGCGGCCGAGAACGGCGGCGATCTCGCCGGCATGCATCTGCTTGGAACCTCCGGCACCGTGACGACGCTGGCGGGCATCCATCTCAACCTCGCGCGCTACGATCGGCGCCGGGTCGATGGCATCTGGATCAACGACGCCGACATCACGACGACGATCGGCAGGCTGCTGGCGATGAGCTACCAGGAGCGCGCCGAGAACAATTGCATCAGCATCGACCGCGCCGATCTCGTTCTGGCGGGCTGCGCCATTCTCGACGCCATCCGCCGGTCCTTTCCGCTGCCGCGCCTGCGCGTCGCCGATCGCGGCCTGCGCGAGGGCATGCTGGTCGAGATGATGCGCGAAGACGGCGCGCTGCGCACGGCGTAG
- a CDS encoding xanthine dehydrogenase family protein molybdopterin-binding subunit, producing MQDHTSPASLENAIALQKFGVGQPVRRKEDDTLVRGHGKYTDDFNLPGQAHAWIVRSSHAHGIIKGIDTAAAKAMPGVLGVWTGADLAGANYGPFTCGLPLKGRDGSPLLQTNRPALATDKVRFVGDPVAFVVAETAAQARDAAEAVELDIEPLPAVTNAEEAAKPGAPQLYDHIPNNVALDYHYGDTAKIEEAFAKAAHVTKLDIVNTRVAVVSMEPRVALAAFDGKTERFTLQVPTQGVSGNKATLAKILNVAPDKVRILTTNVGGSFGMKNVSYPEYVCILHAAKQLGRPVKWRDERTTAFLSDSQGRDQIIHGELALDADGRFLAVRLSGYGNLGAYIMGVAPLPLSLNTGKNLASVYKTPLLGVDIKTVLTNVTLMGAYRGAGRPEANYFMERLIDTAAREMGIDRLTIRKRNFIKPSQMPFPAASGVTYDSGDFAAVFEKALQVSDYAGFAKRKRESRKNGKLRGIAVGSYLEVTAPPSGELGKITFDADGGVTLTTGTLDYGQGHATPFSQVLSAQLGVPFEKIRLEQSDSDLVRFGNGTGGSRSITATGQAIVESSQLVIAKGKQAAAHLLEASEADIEFAGGQFTIAGTDRSIDIMELARRLREGKMPDGVPASLDVDHNSTVTESTFPNGCHVCEVEIEPDTGVAQIVAYTAINDFGTVINPMIVAGQLHGGVAQGIGQALMEHLRYDESGQPITGSLMDYALPRASDVPMMTVDNHPVPAKSNPLGTKGCGEAGCAGSMASVINAVIDALSDYGVKHLDMPLTTEKLWRAIQDGKARTAA from the coding sequence ATGCAAGATCACACCTCCCCGGCCTCCCTCGAAAACGCGATCGCGCTGCAGAAATTCGGCGTCGGGCAGCCGGTCCGGCGCAAGGAGGACGACACGCTGGTGCGCGGTCACGGCAAATATACCGACGATTTCAACCTGCCCGGCCAGGCCCATGCCTGGATCGTGCGCTCCAGCCACGCCCACGGCATCATCAAGGGAATTGATACCGCGGCCGCAAAGGCGATGCCCGGCGTGCTCGGGGTGTGGACCGGCGCCGACCTCGCCGGAGCCAATTATGGTCCGTTCACCTGCGGCCTGCCGCTGAAGGGCCGGGACGGCTCGCCGCTGCTGCAGACCAACCGGCCGGCGCTCGCCACCGACAAGGTCCGCTTCGTCGGCGACCCCGTTGCGTTCGTAGTCGCGGAGACCGCGGCCCAGGCCCGCGACGCGGCCGAGGCGGTCGAGCTCGATATCGAGCCCCTGCCCGCGGTCACCAATGCCGAGGAAGCCGCCAAGCCCGGCGCGCCGCAGCTCTATGACCATATCCCCAACAACGTCGCGCTCGATTATCATTACGGCGACACGGCCAAGATCGAAGAGGCCTTCGCCAAGGCCGCGCACGTCACCAAGCTCGACATCGTCAACACCCGCGTCGCCGTGGTGTCGATGGAGCCGCGCGTCGCGCTCGCGGCGTTCGACGGCAAGACCGAGCGCTTCACCTTGCAGGTGCCGACCCAGGGCGTGTCCGGCAACAAGGCGACGCTGGCGAAGATTCTGAACGTCGCGCCGGACAAGGTCCGCATCCTCACCACCAATGTCGGTGGCTCCTTCGGGATGAAGAACGTCTCCTATCCCGAATATGTCTGCATCCTGCACGCCGCCAAACAGCTGGGCCGCCCCGTGAAATGGCGCGACGAGCGCACCACCGCCTTCCTGTCCGACAGCCAGGGCCGCGATCAGATCATCCATGGCGAGCTGGCGCTCGACGCCGACGGCCGGTTCCTCGCTGTGAGACTGTCCGGCTACGGCAATCTCGGCGCCTACATCATGGGCGTCGCACCGCTGCCGCTGTCGCTCAACACCGGCAAGAACCTCGCCAGCGTCTACAAGACGCCGCTGCTCGGCGTCGATATCAAGACCGTGCTGACCAACGTCACCCTGATGGGCGCCTATCGCGGCGCCGGCCGTCCCGAGGCCAACTACTTCATGGAGCGCTTGATCGACACCGCCGCGCGCGAGATGGGCATCGACCGTCTCACCATCCGCAAGCGCAACTTCATCAAGCCGAGCCAGATGCCGTTCCCGGCGGCGTCGGGCGTCACCTACGACTCCGGCGACTTCGCCGCGGTGTTCGAGAAGGCACTGCAGGTCTCCGACTACGCCGGCTTCGCCAAGCGCAAGCGCGAGAGCCGCAAGAACGGCAAGCTGCGCGGCATCGCGGTCGGCTCTTATCTCGAAGTGACCGCGCCGCCCTCGGGCGAGCTCGGCAAGATCACCTTCGACGCCGATGGCGGCGTGACCCTGACGACCGGCACGCTGGACTACGGCCAAGGCCACGCGACTCCGTTCTCGCAGGTCTTGTCGGCGCAACTCGGCGTGCCGTTCGAGAAGATCAGGCTGGAGCAGAGCGATTCCGATCTCGTGCGGTTCGGCAACGGCACCGGCGGCTCGCGCTCGATCACCGCGACCGGCCAGGCCATCGTCGAGTCCTCACAGCTCGTCATTGCCAAGGGCAAGCAGGCCGCCGCGCATCTGCTCGAAGCCTCGGAAGCCGACATCGAGTTCGCGGGCGGCCAGTTCACCATCGCCGGCACCGATCGCAGCATCGACATCATGGAGCTGGCGCGCCGCCTGCGCGAGGGCAAGATGCCCGACGGCGTGCCAGCCTCGCTCGACGTCGACCACAACTCGACAGTAACGGAATCGACGTTCCCCAATGGTTGTCATGTCTGCGAGGTCGAGATCGAACCGGACACCGGCGTCGCGCAGATCGTCGCCTACACCGCGATCAACGATTTCGGCACGGTGATCAACCCGATGATCGTCGCCGGCCAGCTCCATGGTGGCGTCGCCCAGGGCATCGGCCAGGCGCTGATGGAGCATCTACGCTACGACGAGAGCGGCCAGCCGATCACGGGATCTCTGATGGACTACGCGCTGCCGCGCGCCTCCGACGTGCCGATGATGACGGTCGACAACCATCCGGTGCCGGCGAAGTCCAACCCGCTCGGCACCAAGGGCTGCGGCGAAGCCGGCTGCGCCGGCTCGATGGCATCCGTGATCAACGCGGTGATCGACGCACTGTCCGACTACGGCGTGAAGCATCTCGACATGCCGCTGACCACCGAAAAGCTCTGGCGCGCGATCCAGGACGGCAAGGCGAGGACCGCGGCGTAG
- a CDS encoding YaiI/YqxD family protein — MTTETAELAPVTIYVDADACPVKDEIYRVAIRHGLPVIVVAGGFIRVPEDPLITRVAAGSGMDAADDWIAERAGADDVVITADIPRASRCVKAGSAVIAPNGKAFTEESIGMTLAVRNLMTDLRSSGEVTGGPRSFTPRDRSTFLSTLDQTIRRMQRQRAARMQQQG; from the coding sequence ATGACGACCGAAACCGCCGAGCTCGCCCCTGTCACGATCTATGTCGACGCCGACGCCTGTCCGGTGAAGGACGAGATCTATCGCGTCGCGATCCGCCACGGCCTGCCAGTGATCGTGGTCGCGGGCGGCTTCATCCGCGTGCCCGAGGATCCCCTGATCACGCGCGTGGCGGCGGGCAGCGGCATGGATGCCGCGGACGACTGGATCGCAGAGCGCGCCGGCGCCGACGACGTCGTCATCACAGCGGACATTCCGCGGGCGAGCCGCTGCGTCAAGGCCGGCAGCGCGGTGATCGCGCCGAACGGCAAGGCGTTCACCGAGGAGTCGATCGGCATGACGCTCGCCGTGCGCAACCTCATGACCGATCTGCGCTCGTCCGGCGAGGTCACCGGCGGGCCGCGCTCGTTCACGCCGCGCGACCGCTCCACCTTCCTCTCCACCCTCGATCAGACCATCCGCCGCATGCAGCGCCAGCGCGCCGCGCGGATGCAGCAGCAAGGCTAG
- a CDS encoding ABC-F family ATP-binding cassette domain-containing protein: protein MAPPLIQLKDIRLTFGGTALLQGVELSVSPGERVCLIGRNGSGKSTLLKIAAGLVECDSGTRFVQPGATVRYLPQEPDFSGHATTLSYVEAGLGPGDDHYQARYLVEQLGLTGEEDPAHVSGGEARRAALARVLAPNPDILLLDEPTNHLDLTTIEWLENELDGRSSALVLISHDRRFLTNLSRATAWLDRGQIKQIDRGFAAFEAWRDEVLAEEEREQHKLDRKIVNEEHWLRYGVSGRRKRNVKRLANLHALRQQRRDYRGTAGAANLAAAEADKSGKLVIEAKGASKSFGDRKIVDNFSIRIQRGDRIGIVGPNGAGKTTLVNLLTGGSEPDSGSIRLGVNLETATLDQHRESLDPRTTLAEALTGGRGDHVMVAGKPKHVVGYMEDFLFSREQMRTPLEVLSGGERGRLMLARALAKPSNLLVLDEPTNDLDLETLDVLEDMLGDYEGTVILISHDRDFLDRVVTSVIVPEGNGKWQEYAGGYSDMLAQRGADLKRQHAKAAEEKKETKHAATAPASAPKRKLSFNEKHALETLPKTIAKLQAEIAKQQAVLADPALYAKDRKKFDAASLAIATAQAELTAAEDRWLELEVLREEIEGA from the coding sequence ATGGCGCCGCCTCTCATCCAACTCAAGGACATCCGCCTGACCTTCGGCGGCACCGCCCTGCTGCAGGGCGTCGAGCTGTCGGTCTCGCCGGGCGAACGCGTCTGCCTGATCGGCCGCAACGGCTCCGGCAAATCGACGCTGCTCAAGATCGCCGCCGGCCTCGTCGAGTGCGACAGCGGCACGCGCTTCGTGCAGCCGGGCGCCACCGTGCGCTACCTGCCGCAGGAGCCGGACTTCTCCGGCCATGCCACCACGCTGTCCTATGTCGAGGCCGGGCTCGGTCCCGGCGACGATCACTATCAGGCGCGCTATCTCGTCGAGCAGCTCGGCCTCACCGGCGAGGAAGATCCGGCGCATGTTTCCGGCGGCGAGGCGCGCCGCGCGGCGTTGGCGCGCGTGCTCGCGCCCAACCCCGACATCCTGCTCTTGGACGAGCCGACCAACCATCTCGACCTGACCACGATCGAATGGCTGGAGAACGAGCTCGACGGCCGAAGCTCGGCGCTGGTGCTGATCAGTCACGATCGCCGTTTCCTCACCAATCTGTCGCGCGCGACCGCCTGGCTCGACCGCGGCCAGATCAAGCAGATCGACCGCGGCTTTGCGGCGTTCGAGGCGTGGCGCGACGAGGTGCTGGCGGAAGAAGAGCGCGAGCAGCACAAGCTCGACCGCAAGATCGTCAACGAAGAGCACTGGCTGCGCTACGGCGTCTCCGGCCGCCGCAAGCGCAACGTCAAGCGGCTCGCCAACCTGCATGCGCTGCGCCAGCAGCGCCGCGACTATCGCGGCACGGCGGGCGCCGCCAACCTCGCCGCGGCCGAGGCCGACAAGTCCGGCAAGCTGGTGATCGAAGCGAAGGGCGCTTCGAAGAGCTTTGGTGATCGCAAGATCGTCGACAACTTCTCCATCCGCATCCAGCGCGGCGACCGCATCGGCATCGTCGGCCCGAACGGCGCCGGCAAGACCACGCTGGTCAACCTGCTCACCGGCGGCAGCGAGCCGGACAGCGGCAGCATCCGGCTCGGCGTCAATCTGGAGACGGCGACGCTCGACCAGCACCGCGAGAGCCTCGATCCCCGGACGACGCTCGCCGAAGCGCTGACCGGCGGCCGCGGCGATCACGTCATGGTGGCCGGCAAGCCGAAGCACGTCGTCGGCTACATGGAGGACTTCCTGTTCTCGCGCGAGCAGATGCGCACGCCGCTCGAAGTGCTCTCCGGCGGCGAGCGCGGCCGGCTGATGCTGGCGCGCGCGCTGGCCAAGCCATCGAACCTGCTGGTGCTGGACGAGCCGACCAACGATCTCGACCTGGAGACACTCGATGTGCTCGAGGACATGCTCGGCGACTACGAGGGCACGGTGATCCTGATCAGCCACGACCGCGACTTCCTCGATCGCGTGGTCACCTCGGTGATCGTCCCCGAGGGCAACGGCAAATGGCAGGAATACGCCGGCGGCTACAGCGACATGCTGGCGCAACGCGGCGCCGACCTAAAGCGCCAGCATGCCAAGGCGGCTGAGGAGAAGAAGGAAACCAAGCACGCGGCCACGGCGCCTGCGAGCGCGCCGAAGCGCAAGCTCTCCTTCAACGAGAAGCACGCGCTGGAGACCTTGCCGAAGACGATCGCCAAGCTGCAAGCCGAGATCGCCAAGCAGCAGGCCGTGCTCGCCGACCCCGCGCTGTATGCGAAAGACCGCAAGAAATTCGACGCCGCCTCCCTCGCGATCGCCACTGCGCAAGCCGAGCTCACCGCCGCCGAGGACCGCTGGCTCGAGCTCGAAGTGCTGCGCGAGGAGATCGAGGGCGCGTAA
- a CDS encoding D-TA family PLP-dependent enzyme, whose amino-acid sequence MTTPLAARIAREYGTPCAVIDMDRVERNIARIQAQCEAAGVANRPHIKTHKSPVLAKLQIEAGAQGITCQKIGEAEIMAGAGIDNILISYNLIGEEKMARLAALQAKADMTVAADNATVIAGLPQAAKQSGRTLSVVVECDTGRKRAGVETPTEAIQLARQIAASDGLRFAGFMLYPTETGWDEAQRFYDEALAGVRADGLDAAIVSTGGSPNLKNLGKLKGATEHRPGTYIYNDRMQVAAGVATWDDCALHIYSTVVSRAAPERGILDAGSKTLTTDTGGLDGHGLILEHPEAKIARFAEEHGFLDLSRSNTRPNVGDVVRIIPNHVCVVVNMMDEVVMVRGEEILGTLPVAARGKLL is encoded by the coding sequence ATGACCACCCCGCTCGCCGCCAGGATCGCCCGGGAGTACGGCACGCCCTGTGCCGTCATCGACATGGACAGGGTCGAGCGCAACATCGCGCGCATTCAGGCCCAGTGCGAGGCCGCGGGCGTCGCCAACCGGCCGCACATCAAGACGCACAAGAGCCCGGTGCTCGCGAAGCTGCAGATCGAGGCGGGCGCGCAAGGCATCACCTGCCAGAAGATCGGCGAGGCTGAGATCATGGCGGGTGCCGGCATCGACAATATCCTGATCAGCTACAACCTGATCGGCGAGGAGAAGATGGCACGCCTCGCCGCGCTGCAAGCCAAGGCCGACATGACGGTCGCCGCCGACAACGCGACCGTGATCGCCGGCCTGCCGCAGGCGGCAAAACAATCCGGCCGCACGCTCTCGGTCGTGGTCGAATGCGACACTGGGCGCAAGCGCGCCGGCGTCGAGACGCCGACGGAAGCGATCCAGCTCGCGCGCCAGATCGCAGCGTCAGACGGCCTGCGCTTCGCCGGCTTCATGCTGTATCCGACCGAGACCGGCTGGGACGAGGCGCAGCGGTTCTATGACGAGGCGCTGGCCGGCGTCCGCGCCGACGGGCTGGACGCGGCCATCGTCTCGACCGGCGGCTCGCCCAACCTGAAGAATCTCGGCAAGCTCAAGGGCGCCACCGAGCATCGGCCCGGCACCTACATCTACAACGACCGCATGCAGGTCGCCGCCGGTGTCGCGACCTGGGACGACTGCGCGCTGCACATCTATTCGACCGTCGTCAGCCGCGCCGCACCGGAGCGCGGTATCCTCGACGCCGGCTCTAAGACGCTGACGACGGATACCGGCGGCCTCGACGGCCACGGACTGATCCTGGAGCACCCGGAAGCGAAGATCGCGCGCTTCGCCGAGGAGCACGGCTTCCTCGACCTGTCGCGCAGCAATACCCGTCCCAATGTCGGCGACGTCGTGCGCATCATCCCCAACCACGTCTGCGTCGTCGTCAACATGATGGACGAGGTCGTCATGGTCCGCGGCGAGGAGATCCTGGGCACGCTGCCGGTCGCCGCCCGCGGCAAGCTGCTGTAG
- a CDS encoding TIGR03862 family flavoprotein has translation MTLSKQVAVIGAGPAGLMAAEVLAERGAAVTVYDAMPSVARKFLMAGRGGLNLTHSEELSAFLSRYREAAAWLEPAIRAFPPQRLRDWCEALGEPTFIGSSGRVFPTAMKASPLLRAWLRRLATQGVRFELRHRWTGWDEAGRLIFETPAGLRAITADATVLALGGASWPRLGSDGGWASLLAAKGVAIAPLRPANCGFTVAWSDIFRGRFEGQPLKGIALSFADRSVRGEAIVTRDGIEGGAVYALSAELREAIALEGAAILDVALRPDLATADLVKRLSAPRGKQSFSNVLRKALQLSPVAIGLLQEAAKAQGLSLSSLLPDRLAALINAVPIKLTGTAGLARAISSAGGIARDELDADFMLKRLPGVFAAGEMLDWEAPTGGYLLQASFATGVAAGKGVLKWRAGEMAGNV, from the coding sequence ATGACCTTATCCAAGCAAGTTGCCGTCATCGGAGCCGGGCCGGCCGGGCTGATGGCGGCCGAGGTGTTGGCTGAGCGCGGTGCCGCCGTCACCGTCTACGACGCGATGCCGTCGGTCGCGCGCAAATTCCTGATGGCAGGGCGCGGCGGCCTCAACCTCACCCATAGCGAAGAGCTGTCCGCCTTCCTGTCGCGCTATCGCGAGGCGGCGGCGTGGCTGGAGCCGGCCATCCGCGCTTTCCCGCCGCAGCGGCTGCGCGACTGGTGCGAGGCGCTCGGCGAGCCCACGTTCATCGGCTCCTCGGGCCGCGTGTTTCCGACCGCGATGAAGGCCTCGCCGCTGCTGCGCGCGTGGCTGCGCCGGCTGGCCACGCAGGGTGTGCGCTTCGAGCTGCGGCATCGCTGGACCGGCTGGGACGAGGCAGGGCGGCTGATATTCGAGACACCGGCAGGACTGCGCGCGATCACGGCCGATGCGACCGTGCTCGCGCTCGGCGGCGCCAGCTGGCCGCGGCTCGGCTCCGACGGGGGCTGGGCATCGCTTCTCGCCGCGAAGGGGGTCGCGATTGCGCCGCTGCGGCCGGCCAATTGCGGCTTCACTGTCGCCTGGTCGGACATCTTCCGCGGCCGCTTCGAAGGCCAGCCGCTCAAAGGCATCGCGCTGTCGTTTGCTGATCGCAGCGTCCGCGGCGAGGCTATCGTCACGCGCGACGGCATTGAAGGCGGCGCGGTCTATGCGCTGTCCGCCGAGTTGCGCGAGGCAATCGCTCTGGAAGGCGCGGCCATTCTTGACGTCGCGCTGCGACCCGATCTTGCGACCGCCGATCTGGTCAAGCGGCTGTCAGCGCCCCGCGGCAAGCAGTCGTTCTCGAATGTCCTGCGCAAGGCGCTGCAACTGTCCCCCGTCGCGATCGGCCTGCTGCAGGAGGCGGCAAAAGCGCAAGGCCTGTCGCTGTCATCGCTGTTGCCGGACCGTCTCGCTGCACTGATCAACGCCGTGCCGATCAAGCTGACGGGCACCGCCGGACTGGCGCGCGCGATCTCCAGCGCCGGCGGCATCGCGCGTGACGAACTCGACGCCGACTTCATGCTCAAACGCCTGCCCGGCGTGTTCGCCGCCGGCGAAATGCTCGACTGGGAAGCCCCGACCGGCGGCTACCTGCTGCAGGCGTCGTTTGCGACCGGGGTCGCCGCGGGGAAGGGCGTGTTGAAGTGGCGTGCGGGGGAAATGGCAGGCAATGTCTGA